In the genome of Sphaeramia orbicularis chromosome 13, fSphaOr1.1, whole genome shotgun sequence, one region contains:
- the cluha gene encoding clustered mitochondria protein homolog isoform X3, translating to MVNGDGAHEHTEESDSKQDGNGEADGGEESNEQEVIVIQDTGFTVKIQAPGTEPFDLQVSPQEMVQEIHQVLMDREDTCHRTCFSLQLDGNVLDNFAELKSIEGLQEGSLLKVVEEPYTVREARIHVRHIRDLLKSLDPSDAYNGVDCNSLSFLSIFTDGDLGDSGKRKKKGNELEQIDCTPPEHILPGSKERPLVPLQPQNKDWKPMQCLKVLTMSGWNPPPGNRKMHGDLMYLYIVTVEERHVSITASTRGFYLNQSTTYTFNPKPANPSFLSHSLVELLSQISPAFKKNFTALQKKRVQRHPFERIATPFQVYSWTAPQVDHAMDCVRAEDAYTSRLGYEEHIPGQTRDWNEELQTTRELPRKNLPERLLRERAIFKVHSDFAAAATRGAMAVIDGNVMAINPGEETRMQMFIWNNIFFSLGFDVRDHYRELGGDAAAHAAPTNDLNGVRAYGAVDVEGLYTLGTVVVDYRGYRVTAQSIIPGILEREQEQSVIYGSIDFGKTVVSHNKYLELLDKTSRPLKVQRHNVLNEKNETVELCSSVECKGIIGNDGRHYILDLLRTFPPDLNFLPVEGEELPPESQRQGFPRQHRHRLACLRQELIEAFVEHRYLLFMKMAALQLMQQKANKETKTDVPAITENANTPTESNADTPQTHTTSSDSSNAPTTEVSSDSSASAASQAETDSEEKSLKPTSNGPLDPTATQNGECKSPLEGKELEESIPGLAQAKELAETLVAEDGSGIDPKSREVVLNACKAVGSISNTSFDIRFNPDIFSPGVRFPDDSTDDVQKQKQLLKDAAAFLVSCQIPSLVKDCLDHSALPMDGATLTEALHQRGINVRYLGTVLEFLDKTPAKAQLEHFYRIGISELITRCAKHIFKTYLQGVELSALSAAVSHFLNCFLSSFPDAVAHLPPDELVSRRKSRKRRNRVPGSGDNTAWASLTPSELWKNIVSEAQSYYHFAIECESVDQVVEKYGLQKSTLLREISIKTGIQILIKEYNFDSRHKPAFTEEDILNIFPVVKHVNPKASDAFHFFQSGQAKVQQGFLKEGCELINEALNLFNNVYGAMHVEICACLRLLARLNYIMGDHAEALSNQQKAVLMSERVLGIEHPNTIQEYMHLALYCFANGQLSTALKLLYRARYLMLLVCGEDHPEMALLDSNIGLVLHGVMEYDLSLRFLENALTINTKYHGARSLKVALSHHLVARVYESKAEFRSALQHEKEGYTIYKNQMGEAHEKTKESSEYLKYLTQQAVALQRTMNEIYKNGSNASIMPLKFTAPSMASVLEQLNIINGIIFIPLSQKDLENLKAEVQRRQQLQELGKNEEPTEDTPLELEDKIPID from the exons ATGGTGAATGGTGATGGAGCCCACGAGCACACGGAGGAATCTGACTCAAAGCAGGATGGGAATGGTGAAGCGGATGGAGGGGAGGAGTCTAACGAACAGGAAGTGATAGTGATCCAGGACACAGGCTTCACTGTTAAAATCCAGGCACCTGGAACAGAGCCGTTCGACCTGCAG GTTTCACCCCAGGAAATGGTGCAGGAGATCCATCAGGTGTTGATGGACCGTGAGGACACCTGCCACCGCACCTGCTTCTCCCTGCAGTTGGATGGAAACGTACTGGACAACTTTGCCGAGCTCAAGTCCATCGAAGGCCTGCAAGAGGGTTCGCTGCTCAAAGTGGTGGAAG AGCCTTACACAGTACGTGAAGCCCGCATACATGTGCGTCACATCAGAGACCTGCTGAAGAGCCTGGACCCCTCTGACGCTTACAACGGAGTCGACTGCAACTCACTGTCCTTTCTCAGCATCTTCACTGATGGAGATCTTGGAG ATAGCGgcaagagaaagaaaaagggCAATGAACTGGAGCAGATTGACTGCACCCCACCAGAGCACATCCTTCCTGGCAGCAAAGAGCGCCCCCTGGTGCCCCTCCAGCCACAGAACAAGGACTGGAAG CCTATGCAGTGCCTGAAGGTCCTGACCATGAGTGGCTGGAACCCTCCACCTGGAAACCGAAAGATGCACGGGGACCTCATGTACCTGTACATCGTGACTGTGGAGGAGCGCCATGTCAGCATCACTGCCTCTACACGCGGCTTCTACCTCAACCA ATCAACTACCTACACCTTCAACCCTAAGCCAGCCAACCCCAGCTTCCTGAGCCATTCTCTGGTGGAGCTGCTGAGCCAGATCAGCCCTGCCTTCAAGAAGAACTTCACTGCCCTGcaaaagaaaag AGTTCAGCGGCACCCATTTGAGAGGATAGCCACGCCTTTCCAGGTGTACAGCTGGACTGCTCCACAGGTCGACCACGCTATGGACTGTGTTCGAGCAGAGGATGCTTACACTTCCCGCTTGGGTTATGAGGAGCACATACCTGGACAG ACCAGAGATTGGAACGAGGAGCTGCAGACGACCAGAGAGCTGCCGCGAAAGAATCTGCCTGAACGTCTGCTGAGGGAGAGGGCCATCTTCAAG GTGCACAGTGACTTCGCAGCAGCTGCCACTCGCGGTGCGATGGCAGTCATTGATGGTAACGTCATGGCTATAAACCCTGGTGAGGAAACACGCATGCAGATGTTCATCTGGAACAACATCTTCTTTAGCCTGGGCTTTGATGTGCGGGATCACTATCGTGAGCTGGGTGGAGATGCCGCTGCTCACGCAGCGCCCACCAATGACTTGAATGGCGTACGAGCTTACGGTGCTGTGGATGTGGAGGGTCTGTACACACTGGGGACTGTGGTGGTGGATTACAGAGGCTACCGTGTCACCGCACAGTCAATCATCCCAGGCATCCTGGAGCGCGAACAAGAGCAAAGTGTCATCTATGGCTCGATTGACTTTGGAAAGACTGTTGTGTCTCACAACAAATACCTGGAGCTGCTGGACAAGACCAGCCGGCCTCTCAAG GTCCAGAGGCACAATGTGTTGAATGAGAAGAACGAGACAGTGGAGCTGTGCTCCTCTGTTGAGTGTAAGGGCATCATTGGCAACGACGGGCGGCATTATATTCTGGACCTTCTACGTACTTTTCCTCCTGACCTCAACTTCCTGCCTGTGGAGGGAGAGGAGCTGCCTCCAGAGAGTCAACGTCAAGGGTTCCCCCGTCAACACAGGCACCGCCTGGCCTGTTTACGCCAAGAGCTCATTGAGGCCTTTGTAGAGCACAG GTATCTTCTCTTCATGAAGATGGCTGCATTACAGCTCATGCAACAGAAAGCAAACAAGGAGACAAAGACTGACGTGCCTGCCATCACAGAAAATGCTAACACACCCACAGAGAGCAATGCTGACaccccacagacacacactactTCTTCAGACTCTTCTAATGCACCAACCACAGAGGTCTCCTCAGACAGCAGTGCTTCTGCTGCTTCACAGGCTGAAACTGACAGTGAAGAAAAGTCCTTGAAGCCCACCTCTAATGGGCCTCTAGACCCCACAGCCACACAGAATGGAGAATGCAAGAGCCCACTCGAGGGTAAGGAGCTTGAGGAAAGTATTCCAGGATTAGCTCAGGCCAAAGAGCTTGCGGAGACCTTAGTTGCCGAAGATGGATCTGGCATCG ACCCCAAAAGCAGGGAAGTCGTCCTAAACGCCTGCAAAGCAGTCGGCTCCATCAGCAACACATCTTTTGACATTCGCTTCAACCCTGACATCTTCTCTCCAG GAGTGCGCTTCCCAGATGACAGCACAGATGACGTCCAGAAACAGAAGCAGCTTTTGAAAGATGCTGCTGCCTTCCTGGTGTCATGCCAGATCCCCTCACTG GTTAAAGACTGTTTGGACCACAGCGCTCTGCCCATGGATGGAGCCACACTGACGGAGGCTCTGCACCAGCGGGGCATCAATGTCCGTTATCTGGGCACGGTCCTGGAGTTTTTGGACAAGACTCCTGCCAAAGCCCAGCTGGAGCACTTCTAT AGAATAGGAATCAGTGAGCTTATCACTAGATGTGCAAAACATATCTTCAAAACATACCTCCAG GGTGTGGAGTTGTCGGCTCTGTCTGCTGCTGTAAGTCATTTCCTGAACTGCTTCTTGAGTTCCTTCCCTGATGCTGTTGCCCATCTGCCTCCTGACGAGCTGGTATCTCGGCGCAAGAGTCGCAAGCGTCGCAACAGGGTCCCCGGCAGCGGCGACAACACAGCCTGGGCCAGTCTGACACCCAGTGAGCTGTGGAAGAATATTGTCTCTGAAGCCCAGAGCTACTATCACTTCGCCATAGAGTG TGAAAGTGTGGACCAGGTTGTGGAGAAATACGGCCTTCAGAAAAGCACTCTGCTCAGAGAAATTTCTATCAAAACTGGCATCCAG ATTCTCATAAAGGAGTATAACTTTGACAGCCGTCACAAGCCTGCCTTCACAGAGGAGGACATCCTAAATATTTTCCCTGTTGTGAAACATGTAAATCCCAAAGCCTCAGACGCCTTCCACTTCTTCCAGAGCGGCCAGGCCAAAGTACAGCAAG GATTTCTAAAGGAGGGCTGCGAGCTGATCAATGAAGCACTCAACCTGTTCAACAATGTGTATGGAGCCATGCATGTAGAGATCTGTGCCTGTCTGCGCCTGCTGGCACGTCTTAATTACATCATGGGAGACCACGCGGAG GCTCTCAGCAACCAGCAGAAGGCTGTTCTGATGAGTGAACGAGTGCTGGGCATCGAACACCCCAACACAATTCAAGAATAT ATGCACTTGGCTCTGTACTGTTTTGCTAACGGCCAGCTGTCGACTGCTCTGAAGCTGCTGTATCGTGCCCGTTACCTCATGTTGTTGGTTTGTGGGGAAGACCACCCAGAGATGGCGCTACTTGAT AGTAATATCGGCTTGGTGCTGCACGGAGTGATGGAGTATGACTTATCTCTGAGATTCCTGGAGAATGCCTTGACCATTAACACAAAGTATCACGGAGCCCGGTCCCTCAAGGTGGCACTGAG CCATCACTTGGTTGCTAGGGTTTATGAGAGCAAAGCCGAGTTCCGCTCTGCACTTCAGCATGAAAAGGAGGGTTACACCATTTACAAGAACCAG ATGGGTGAGGCACATGAGAAAACCAAGGAGAGCTCAGAGTACCTGAAGTATCTGACACAACAGGCTGTGGCTCTGCAGAGGACCATGAATGAGATCTACAAAAACGGCTCCAATGCCAGCATCATGCCCCTGAAG TTCACTGCCCCCAGCATGGCCAGTGTCCTAGAACAGCTCAACATCATCAACGGCATCATCTTTATACCTCTCAG TCAAAAGGATCTGGAGAACCTGAAGGCAGAGGTGCAGAGGCGGCAGCAGCTGCAGGAGCTGGGGAAGAATGAGGAGCCAACTGAGGACACCCCACTGGAACTAGAGGACAAAATTCCCATTGATTAA